The proteins below are encoded in one region of Anguilla anguilla isolate fAngAng1 chromosome 3, fAngAng1.pri, whole genome shotgun sequence:
- the LOC118223146 gene encoding ETS-related transcription factor Elf-1-like has translation MTTVAQSGELMFEFASNGMDEINQLDDPSVFPSVIVEQVPSADLMQVYCRLDSDEAPNGIMANPSLDVAEEQIMGGDIGLLVETAGSDPGENMETVEAAEALLNMESPNNILDEKRMIHTYGALLDPEISYIPLKPEQLSSGCADWSPDDESSSMDEIPRKCPTKPQKKKVRKPRAARPCSPISAPSLPLRKKNKEGKGNTIYLWEFLLALLQDKNTCPKYIKWTQREKGIFKLVDSKAVSKLWGKHKNKPDMNYETMGRALRYYYQRGILAKVEGQRLVYQFKEMPPDLVIIDDEDQGPDCTPGYGGHRTGPNGRGAPRGTSRGGQGRPVLQKPVKREASPIQLYEGEDIKPTEQQLLQTVHVLQPNQGAAVPAPVHTVRTINVPASVPMMLTPGGAGGGTVTLQTVPLTTVLASEDSDHASQPQRVILHAVSSASSVPGGKDILTFQTAASLPDSLHHPQLLVTSLGASGLSTAHGGSLNGLARLVTLNSSGQPVVAQQSGTVIATVLKPGEFQGLQVKEEVLDAQYLQSLVNCAGYGEAEGGYRTVVMESAQEPCTEGAINGHSELGAEQGGPSEGLTPVEQLEDRGESALQAERRAKELAVSSGLQDLPVTLHSTIASSSHLIPIQVKLEPVDS, from the exons ATGACAACTGTTGCCCAGTCAGGCGAACTGATGTTTGAGTTCGCCAGCAATGGAATGGACGAAATCAACCAG ctGGATGACCCCTCGGTGTTCCCCTCGGTGATCGTGGAGCAGGTGCCGTCGGCGGACCTGATGCAGGTGTACTGCAGGCTGGACTCGGACGAGGCGCCCAACGGCATCATGGCCAACCCCTCCCTGGACGTGGCCGAGGAGCAGATCATGGGCGGAGACATCGGGCTCCTGG TCGAAACAGCAGGTTCAGACCCAGGAGAGAACATGGAGACTGTCGAGGCGGCAGAAGCTCTACTCAATATGGAATCCCCCAACAACATCTTGGACGAGAAGCGCATGA TTCACACATATGGTGCCCTGCTGGACCCTGAAATCAGCTACATACCGCTGAAGCCAGAGCAGCTGTCCAGCGGCTGCGCGGACTGGTCGCCGGACGACGAGTCCTCCTCCATGGACGAGATCCCGCGGAAGTGCCCcacaaaaccacagaagaagaaag tgCGGAAACCCCGGGCGGCCCGGCCCTGCTCCCCCATCAGCGCCCCCAGCCTGCCACTCAGGAAGAAGAACAAGGAGGGCAAAG ggaACACCATCTACCTGTGGGAGTTTCTTCTGGCCTTGCTGCAGGACAAAAACACCTGTCCCAAGTACATCAAGTGGACGCAGAGGGAGAAGGGCATCTTCAAGCTGGTGGACTCCAAGGCTGTGTCCAAGCTATGGGGAAAACACAAGAACAAGCCGGACATGAACTATGAGACCATGGGAAGGGCCCTCAG ATATTACTATCAGCGAGGGATCCTGGCCAAGGTTGAGGGCCAGAGGCTGGTGTACCAGTTTAAGGAGATGCCCCCCGACCTGGTCATCATTGACGACGAGGACCAGGGCCCAGACTGCACCCCGGGCTACGGGGGCCACCGCACTGGCCCTAACGGCAGAGGCGCCCCCCGTGGGACGTCCCGGGGCGGGCAGGGCAGGCCCGTGCTGCAGAAGCCGGTGAAGAGGGAGGCCAGCCCCATTCAGCTGTACGAGGGCGAGGACATCAAGCCCActgagcagcagctgctgcagaccGTGCACGTGCTGCAGCCCAATCAGGGCGCGGCTGTTCCCGCCCCCGTGCACACTGTCAG GACCATTAACGTGCCCGCCTCCGTGCCCATGATGCTGACCCCGGGGGGTGCGGGAGGGGGTACGGTCACCCTGCAGACGGTGCCGCTGACCACCGTCCTGGCCAGCGAGGACTCCGACCACGCCTCCCAGCCGCAGAGGGTCATCCTGCACGCCGtgtcctccgcctcctccgtgCCCGGGGGCAAAGACATACTGACCTTCCAGACGGCTGCCAGCCTGCCGGACAGCCTCCACCACCCCCAGCTCCTGGTGACCAGCCTGGGCGCGTCCGGCCTGTCCACCGCCCACGGGGGCTCCCTCAACGGCCTCGCCCGCCTGGTTACCCTCAACTCCAGCGGCCAGCCCGTGGTCGCCCAGCAATCGGGCACCGTCATCGCCACGGTGCTGAAGCCCGGAGAGTTCCAGGGCCtgcaggtgaaggaggaggtCCTGGACGCCCAGTACCTCCAGTCCCTCGTCAACTGCGCCGGGTACGGGGAGGCGGAGGGAGGCTACAGGACTGTCGTCATGGAGAGCGCCCAGGAGCCCTGCACGGAGGGCGCGATCAACGGACATTCGGAGCTCGGGGCGGAGCAGGGCGGTCCCAGCGAGGGCCTGACCCCCgtggagcagctggaggacCGCGGGGAGTCCGCCCTGCAGGCCGAACGCAGGGCCAAGGAGCTGGCGGTCTCCTCGGGTCTACAGGACCTGCCCGTCACCCTCCACTCAACCAtcgcctcctcctcccacctGATCCCCATCCAGGTAAAGCTGGAGCCCGTGGACTCATAG